A genome region from Triticum aestivum cultivar Chinese Spring chromosome 2B, IWGSC CS RefSeq v2.1, whole genome shotgun sequence includes the following:
- the LOC123044169 gene encoding uncharacterized protein — MELEAPVVEADPGRRITRGAGGGGGGGEGEGPVGRTTLLPCPNCDIQVVHKLAQLLLPGLAAACVDSTLGSPSSSLAVQLRAELVRYVAHRSSTPAGAEEDQDPIDRDDPAEALAVFLDDFAGSKRSVAVSIAGWLPYLGGGDDGRDDRIDDLVEEMEATRFWPVERREAVARDLLRGLDAGGGRFRCREELGTPEELADHVARRCGFRPVRCRNHAQGCRAEVSACRADAHDEACAFKLLPCEQRCGLAVARRQMDRHCVTVCPMKLANCPFFQLGCESAFPACKLGSHCAEFLRPHLRLLLSPSKIGADRLDPEERLLRLEKYDSDGALGEALDVRSLTNALAQLEKKMNAEDGSPGYTGDDNKEAVPTQDSNSAALH; from the exons ATGGAATTGGAGGCTCCGGTAGTCGAAGCAGATCCGGGGAGAAGGATCACAAgaggagcaggaggcggcggcggcggcggcgagggggagggcCCGGTTGGTCGGACCACCCTCCTGCCCTGCCCCAATTGCGACATCCAGGTGGTGCACAAGCTGGCGCAGCTGCTGCTCCCGGGCCTGGCCGCGGCGTGCGTCGACAGCACCCTCGGGAgcccctcctcctcgctcgccgtCCAGCTGCGCGCGGAGCTGGTGCGCTACGTCGCGCACCGGAGCAGCACCCCGGCCGGGGCGGAGGAGGATCAGGATCCGATCGACCGCGACGACCCGGCCGAGGCGCTGGCCGTGTTCCTGGACGACTTCGCGGGCAGCAAGAGGAGCGTCGCCGTCTCCATCGCCGGCTGGCTGCCGTACctgggcggcggcgacgacggccgcGACGACCGGATCGACGACCTCGTCGAGGAGATGGAGGCGACCCGCTTCTGGCCGGTCGAGCGGCGGGAGGCCGTCGCGCGGGACCTCCTCCGCGGCCTGGACGCCGGCGGCGGCCGGTTTCGCTGCCGCGAGGAGCTGGGGACGCCGGAGGAGCTCGCGGACCACGTCGCCAGGCGCTGCGGCTTCAGGcccgtgcggtgccggaaccacgCCCAGGGCTGCCGGGCCGAGGTCTCCGCCTGCCGCGCCGACGCGCACGACGAGGCGTGCGCCTTCAAGCTCCTCCCCTGCGAGCAGCGCTGCGGCCTCGCCGTCGCCCGGCGCCAGATGGACCGGCACTGCGTCACCGTCTGCCCCATGAAGCTCGCCAACTGCCCCTTCTTCCAGCTCGGCTGCGAGTCCGCCTTCCCGGCCTGCAAGCTCGGATCGCACTGCGCGGAGTTCCTTCGGCCACACCTCCGCCTGCTCCTTAGTCCGAGCAAGATCGGCGCTGATCGTCTGGATCCGGAGGAGCGTCTTCTACGGCTGGAGAAG TATGATTCCGATGGTGCGTTGGGCGAAGCTTTGGACGTGAGGTCTCTCACTAACGCTCTTGCTCAGCTAGAGAAGAAGATGAACGCTGAAGATGGTTCCCCCGGTTACACCGGAGACGACAACAAAGAAGCAGTGCCCACGCAAGATTCCAACTCCGCAGCTCTGCACTAG